Proteins co-encoded in one Gossypium arboreum isolate Shixiya-1 chromosome 11, ASM2569848v2, whole genome shotgun sequence genomic window:
- the LOC108452212 gene encoding RING-H2 finger protein ATL78-like encodes MSISIPTQVLQGLLGEFHSRRLLLTPTTASPPSSEIHHNSSDLYTRNNSFDANIVMVLSVLLCALICSLGLNSIIRCALRCSSLVASESGATTSSRLANIGVKRKALKTFPTVNYSADLKLPGLDSECIICLSDFTAGDRVRLLPKCNHGFHVRCIDKWLSAHSSCPKCRHCLVDTCQKIVGCTQASSSETPPVQETILSIITPVDREGFIHSYR; translated from the coding sequence ATGTCCATATCCATACCCACTCAAGTTCTTCAAGGTTTGCTTGGAGAATTCCACTCTAGAAGGTTGTTGCTTACACCGACTACAGCATCTCCTCCAAGCTCTGAGATCCACCACAATTCTTCGGATCTGTACACCCGTAATAACAGCTTCGATGCCAACATTGTTATGGTTCTATCAGTCCTCTTGTGTGCCCTTATTTGCTCACTTGGACTCAATTCCATCATCAGGTGTGCATTAAGGTGCTCGAGTTTAGTAGCCTCAGAATCCGGAGCCACCACCTCTAGTCGGTTAGCAAACATAGGGGTCAAGAGAAAAGCCTTGAAGACCTTTCCAACAGTAAACTACTCTGCGGACTTGAAGCTGCCCGGTTTGGACTCTGAGTGCATCATATGTCTATCCGATTTTACAGCAGGTGACCGCGTGCGACTTCTACCTAAGTGCAACCATGGGTTCCATGTCCGGTGCATTGATAAGTGGCTAAGCGCCCATTCATCTTGCCCCAAATGCAGGCACTGCCTGGTCGACACATGCCAAAAGATTGTTGGGTGTACTCAGGCAAGTTCGTCGGAAACTCCTCCGGTGCAAGAAACCATATTGTCTATAATAACTCCGGTAGATCGCGAAGGTTTCATACATAGCTATAGGTGA